In Streptomyces hawaiiensis, one genomic interval encodes:
- a CDS encoding PucR family transcriptional regulator — protein MRLRALLDTDALGLKLLGGEDELDRTVRGVMTTDLRDPSRYLAGGELVLTGLAWRRDADDSEPFVRILVQAGVTALAAGEAELGDVPEDLVVACARHRLPLFAVHESVAFATITEHVVRQVSGERAGDLAAVVDRHRRMMTSGPAGGGPDVVLDLLGTDLDLRAWVLSPTGRLIAGSKAAGPALPAEVCARLAGEHLAATRTGRRGPHRVLLGATTYSLFPVRSTGRSPQPARDVRETVLSDWLLAVEADAGDWPEERLDLLYGVTQLIAVERDRRDAARSVRRRLAQEVLELVQTGAAPAEIAARLRVAAPVLLPGLGAAPHWQVVVARVDWEGEEIEGGPVAQALLEEVLVDPSAAGPEHSDRIAVAHTGDEAIALVPLPAVSTEHDGSEAGVLADALLESVRDPLTAGLDDDGRLTLGVSAAVHSAEGLRGALEEARHARRVAAARPGRVCAAGHQELASHVLLLPFVPDDVRRAFTARLLDPLRDYDRRHRAELIPTLEAFLACDGSWTRCAARLHLHVNTLRYRVGRIEQLTSRDLSRLEDKLDFFLALRMS, from the coding sequence ATGCGGCTGCGCGCACTGCTGGACACCGACGCGCTGGGCCTCAAGCTGCTCGGCGGCGAGGATGAGCTGGACCGCACCGTGCGGGGTGTGATGACCACCGACCTCCGCGACCCCAGCCGCTACCTCGCGGGCGGCGAACTGGTGCTCACCGGCCTGGCCTGGCGCCGGGACGCCGACGACTCGGAGCCGTTCGTCCGGATCCTGGTGCAGGCGGGCGTGACGGCCCTCGCCGCGGGCGAGGCCGAACTCGGGGACGTCCCCGAAGACCTGGTCGTGGCCTGCGCCCGCCACCGCCTCCCGCTCTTCGCGGTGCACGAGTCGGTGGCGTTCGCGACCATCACCGAACACGTCGTACGGCAGGTGTCCGGCGAGCGCGCCGGCGACCTCGCGGCGGTCGTCGACCGCCACCGCCGGATGATGACCTCGGGCCCGGCTGGCGGCGGCCCCGACGTGGTCCTGGACCTGCTCGGCACGGACCTGGACCTGAGGGCCTGGGTCCTCTCCCCCACCGGCCGCCTGATCGCCGGCTCCAAGGCGGCGGGCCCCGCCCTGCCGGCCGAGGTGTGCGCCCGGCTCGCCGGCGAGCACCTGGCCGCCACCCGCACGGGCCGCCGCGGCCCCCACCGCGTCCTCCTGGGCGCCACGACGTACTCCCTGTTCCCGGTCCGCTCCACCGGCCGCTCCCCGCAACCGGCCCGGGACGTCCGCGAGACCGTCCTGTCGGACTGGCTGCTGGCCGTGGAGGCGGACGCCGGGGACTGGCCCGAGGAGCGCCTGGACCTGCTCTACGGCGTCACCCAGCTGATCGCGGTCGAACGGGACCGCCGCGACGCGGCCCGTTCGGTCCGCCGCCGCCTGGCCCAGGAGGTCCTGGAACTGGTCCAGACGGGCGCCGCGCCCGCCGAGATCGCCGCCCGACTGCGCGTGGCCGCGCCGGTGCTGCTGCCCGGCCTGGGCGCCGCGCCGCACTGGCAGGTGGTCGTGGCCCGCGTCGACTGGGAGGGTGAGGAGATCGAGGGCGGCCCGGTGGCGCAGGCCCTGCTGGAGGAGGTCCTCGTCGACCCATCGGCCGCCGGGCCGGAGCACTCCGACCGCATCGCCGTCGCCCACACGGGCGACGAGGCCATCGCGCTGGTTCCCCTCCCGGCCGTCTCGACGGAGCACGACGGTTCGGAGGCGGGCGTCCTCGCGGACGCGCTCCTGGAATCGGTACGGGACCCCCTCACGGCGGGCCTCGACGACGACGGCCGGCTCACCCTCGGCGTCAGCGCGGCCGTCCACTCGGCGGAGGGCCTGCGCGGCGCGCTGGAGGAGGCCCGCCACGCCCGTCGCGTCGCCGCGGCCCGCCCGGGCCGGGTCTGCGCGGCGGGCCACCAGGAGCTGGCGTCACACGTCCTGCTGCTGCCCTTCGTCCCGGACGACGTCCGCCGGGCCTTCACGGCCCGCCTCCTGGACCCCCTGCGCGACTACGACCGCCGCCACCGCGCCGAGCTGATCCCCACCCTGGAGGCGTTCCTCGCCTGCGACGGCTCCTGGACCCGCTGCGCCGCCCGTCTGCACCTGCACGTCAACACGCTGCGCTACCGGGTCGGCCGGATCGAGCAGTTGACGAGTCGTGATCTCTCACGGCTCGAGGACAAGCTGGATTTCTTCCTGGCACTGCGCATGAGCTGA
- a CDS encoding pyruvate dehydrogenase: protein MAKQNVAEQFVDILTRAGVKRLYGVVGDSLNPVVDAVRRNSAIDWIHVRHEETAAFAASAEAQITGGLAACAGSCGPGNLHLINGLYDAHRSMAPVLALASHIPSSEIGLGFFQETHPDRLFAECSHYSEMISSPQQMPRLLQTAIQNAVGRSGVSVVTLPGDIADQPAPEKAAETALVTSRPTVRPGDAEIDRLVEMIDEAGKVTLFCGSGTAGAHAEVMEFAGKVKSPVGHALRGKEWIQYDNPYDVGMSGLLGYGAAYEATHECDLLILLGTDFPYNAFLPDDVKIVQVDIRPEHLGRRSKLDLAVWGDVRETLRCLIPRVKEKKNRRFLDRMLKKHADALEGVVKAYTRKVEKHTPIHPEYVASVLDEVAADDAVFTVDTGMCNVWAARYISPNGRRRVIGSFSHGSMANALPMAIGAQFTDRKRQVVSMSGDGGFSMLMGDFLTLVQYDLPVKVVLFNNSSLGMVELEMLVAGLPSYGTANKNPDFAAVARACGAYGVRVEKPKDLPGALKDAFKHKGPALVDVVTDPNALSIPPKIKAEMVTGFALSASKMVLDGGVGRMLQMARSNLRNVPRP from the coding sequence ATGGCCAAACAGAACGTCGCGGAACAGTTCGTCGACATCCTCACCCGTGCCGGAGTCAAACGCCTCTACGGAGTCGTCGGCGACAGCCTCAACCCGGTCGTCGACGCCGTCCGACGCAACTCCGCCATCGACTGGATCCACGTCCGGCACGAGGAGACCGCCGCCTTCGCCGCCAGTGCCGAGGCGCAGATCACCGGCGGGCTCGCCGCCTGCGCCGGTTCCTGCGGCCCCGGAAACCTCCACCTCATCAACGGCCTCTACGACGCCCACCGCTCCATGGCCCCGGTCCTCGCCCTCGCCTCGCACATCCCGTCCAGCGAGATCGGCCTCGGCTTCTTCCAGGAGACCCACCCCGACCGGCTGTTCGCCGAGTGCAGCCACTACAGCGAGATGATCTCCAGCCCGCAGCAGATGCCCCGGCTGCTGCAGACCGCCATCCAGAACGCCGTCGGCCGCAGCGGCGTCAGTGTCGTCACCCTGCCCGGCGACATCGCCGACCAGCCCGCCCCGGAGAAGGCCGCCGAGACCGCCCTCGTCACCTCCCGCCCGACGGTCCGCCCCGGCGACGCCGAGATCGACCGGCTTGTCGAGATGATCGACGAGGCCGGCAAGGTCACCCTCTTCTGCGGCAGCGGCACGGCCGGCGCGCACGCCGAGGTCATGGAGTTCGCCGGGAAGGTCAAGTCCCCGGTGGGGCACGCCCTGCGCGGCAAGGAGTGGATCCAGTACGACAACCCGTACGACGTCGGGATGAGCGGGCTGCTCGGGTACGGCGCCGCCTACGAGGCCACTCACGAGTGCGACCTGCTGATCCTGCTCGGCACCGACTTCCCCTACAACGCCTTCCTGCCCGACGACGTCAAGATCGTCCAGGTGGACATCCGGCCCGAACACCTCGGTCGCCGCTCGAAGCTGGACCTCGCGGTGTGGGGCGACGTACGGGAGACGCTGCGCTGTCTGATCCCGCGGGTGAAGGAGAAGAAGAACCGCCGCTTCCTCGACCGGATGCTGAAGAAGCACGCGGACGCGCTGGAGGGGGTGGTGAAGGCGTACACGCGCAAGGTCGAGAAACACACGCCGATCCACCCCGAGTACGTGGCCTCCGTGCTCGACGAAGTCGCCGCCGACGACGCCGTGTTCACGGTCGACACCGGCATGTGCAACGTCTGGGCCGCCCGCTACATCTCCCCCAACGGCCGCCGCCGCGTCATCGGTTCCTTCTCGCACGGCTCGATGGCGAACGCGCTGCCCATGGCGATCGGCGCCCAGTTCACCGACCGCAAACGGCAGGTCGTGTCGATGTCCGGTGACGGCGGCTTCTCCATGCTGATGGGCGACTTCCTGACGCTGGTGCAGTACGACCTGCCCGTGAAGGTCGTCCTGTTCAACAACTCCTCCCTCGGCATGGTCGAGTTGGAGATGCTGGTCGCCGGGCTCCCGTCGTACGGCACCGCCAACAAGAACCCCGACTTCGCCGCCGTCGCCCGCGCCTGCGGTGCGTACGGGGTGCGCGTCGAGAAGCCCAAGGACCTCCCCGGGGCCCTGAAGGACGCCTTCAAGCACAAGGGTCCGGCTCTCGTCGACGTCGTCACCGACCCCAACGCGCTGTCCATCCCGCCGAAGATCAAGGCCGAGATGGTGACCGGGTTCGCCCTGTCCGCCTCGAAGATGGTGCTGGACGGCGGGGTCGGCCGGATGCTCCAGATGGCCCGTTCCAACCTGCGCAACGTGCCGCGGCCCTAG
- a CDS encoding DUF2637 domain-containing protein, translating into MRLTDISLNWLLPGAVLLLGMLAAVAVLARGKRSSVKDTSADDSWERSEERRRRKEALYGTLSYLLLFCCAAVAALLSFHGLVGFGEQNLGLSGGWQYLVPFGLDGAAMFCSVLAVREASHGDAALGSRILVWTFAFAAAWFNWVHAPRGAGHAGAPHFFAGMSLSAAVLFDRALKQTRRAALREQGLVPRPLPQIRMVRWLRAPRETYRAWSLMLLEGVRSLDEAVDEVRDDKRKKEETRQRRRDQQRVERAQLKAISRGHRGHFGRGAGRQLEVQVERGSSQVSAEPAISAPEPLPVRSRPSLQPVRKGTDPVTVDLTAEDDTMALPRLDSLERKLKDLEQQFG; encoded by the coding sequence ATGAGACTGACCGACATATCGCTGAACTGGCTGCTTCCGGGCGCCGTGCTTCTCCTGGGCATGCTGGCGGCGGTGGCGGTGCTCGCACGCGGCAAGCGCTCCTCGGTCAAGGACACGAGCGCGGACGACTCCTGGGAGCGCAGCGAGGAACGCCGCAGACGCAAGGAAGCCCTCTACGGCACCCTCTCTTACCTCCTGCTCTTCTGCTGTGCGGCCGTCGCCGCCCTGCTCTCCTTCCACGGCCTGGTCGGCTTCGGCGAGCAGAACCTCGGACTGTCCGGCGGCTGGCAGTACCTCGTCCCGTTCGGCCTGGACGGCGCCGCGATGTTCTGCTCCGTCCTCGCGGTGCGCGAGGCCAGCCACGGTGACGCCGCTCTCGGCTCCCGGATACTGGTCTGGACGTTCGCCTTCGCCGCGGCCTGGTTCAACTGGGTGCACGCGCCCCGGGGCGCCGGCCACGCGGGTGCCCCCCACTTCTTCGCGGGTATGTCCCTGTCGGCGGCGGTGCTCTTCGACCGCGCGCTGAAGCAGACCCGCCGGGCCGCCCTGCGGGAGCAGGGCCTGGTGCCCCGCCCGCTGCCGCAGATCCGTATGGTGCGCTGGCTGCGGGCCCCCCGCGAGACGTACCGTGCCTGGTCGCTGATGCTCCTCGAGGGTGTGCGCAGCCTGGACGAGGCCGTCGACGAGGTGCGCGACGACAAGCGCAAGAAGGAAGAGACCCGGCAGCGGCGGCGCGACCAGCAGCGCGTGGAGCGGGCCCAGCTGAAGGCGATCAGCCGCGGTCACCGCGGCCACTTCGGCCGTGGTGCCGGACGCCAGCTCGAGGTGCAGGTGGAGCGCGGCTCCTCGCAGGTCTCCGCGGAGCCTGCCATATCCGCGCCGGAGCCCCTGCCCGTGCGCTCGCGTCCCTCCCTTCAGCCGGTACGCAAAGGAACTGACCCCGTGACCGTCGACCTCACCGCCGAGGACGACACCATGGCGCTGCCGCGTCTGGACTCCCTGGAGCGCAAGCTCAAGGACCTCGAGCAGCAGTTCGGTTAG
- a CDS encoding ATP-binding protein, with translation MERQARRGGPIAIGGISAKTVEDRTDDVTERDPAPQLRRRLGRADLRAVPEARRALRELLRQWGKHGQSDVAELLTSELVTNAIVHTDHDAVLTATVGPRGLRVEVRDFVARRPRLRVPVADDGTNGRGLFLVQSLADAWGIRPHGVGKAIWFELEAEAA, from the coding sequence ATGGAGAGGCAGGCACGACGAGGCGGACCCATAGCGATCGGGGGCATCTCGGCGAAGACGGTGGAGGACAGGACCGACGACGTCACGGAGCGGGATCCGGCGCCGCAGTTGAGGCGCAGACTCGGGCGGGCGGACCTGCGGGCCGTCCCGGAAGCCCGCCGGGCCCTGCGGGAACTGCTCCGGCAGTGGGGGAAGCACGGACAATCGGACGTGGCGGAACTGCTCACCAGCGAACTCGTCACCAACGCGATCGTCCACACCGACCACGACGCGGTCCTCACGGCCACCGTCGGACCCCGCGGACTGCGGGTGGAGGTACGGGACTTCGTGGCCCGCAGGCCCCGGCTGCGCGTACCGGTCGCCGACGACGGTACGAACGGCAGGGGCCTGTTCCTGGTGCAGTCCCTCGCGGACGCCTGGGGGATCCGGCCGCACGGAGTGGGCAAGGCCATCTGGTTCGAGCTGGAGGCCGAGGCGGCGTGA
- a CDS encoding (2Fe-2S)-binding protein — MPAPQSAVSGAYTRLAEVLPGLAVTELNAEDETPIGGGWTAAADLAAAGPALDRFLAWDVEQIQRDYDRQARPDVVASFGLHRYAWPACLLITVPWFLHRRVPRYPVTHVSYDRTAPGHALGHLAVRPAGFACLPGDEAAELPGARVVPDEEALRAEVRSAVAEHLEPVLAGFGPRMRRRGRALWGMATDEIVEGLWYIAQLLGEIEERRAMRELELLLPGATKPYVGTAAFRELTGPGGEPLLTRDRASCCMFYTLRPEDTCATCPRTCDTDRVTKLLATAG, encoded by the coding sequence ATGCCCGCGCCCCAATCGGCCGTCTCCGGCGCCTACACCCGCCTGGCCGAGGTCCTCCCGGGGCTCGCCGTCACCGAACTGAACGCCGAGGACGAGACGCCGATCGGCGGCGGCTGGACCGCGGCGGCCGACCTCGCGGCCGCCGGCCCCGCCCTCGACCGCTTCCTGGCCTGGGACGTGGAGCAGATCCAGCGGGACTACGACCGGCAGGCCCGCCCCGACGTCGTCGCCAGCTTCGGCCTGCACCGCTACGCCTGGCCCGCCTGCCTCCTGATCACCGTGCCGTGGTTCCTGCACCGCCGGGTCCCCCGCTACCCCGTGACGCACGTCTCCTACGACCGCACCGCTCCCGGTCACGCCCTCGGGCACCTGGCCGTCCGCCCCGCCGGCTTCGCCTGCCTGCCCGGCGACGAGGCGGCCGAGCTGCCCGGTGCCCGGGTCGTCCCCGACGAGGAGGCGCTGCGGGCGGAGGTGCGGTCGGCGGTCGCCGAGCACCTGGAGCCGGTCCTGGCCGGTTTCGGCCCCCGGATGCGGCGCCGCGGACGCGCCCTGTGGGGTATGGCGACCGACGAGATCGTCGAAGGCCTCTGGTACATCGCCCAGCTGCTCGGCGAGATCGAGGAGCGGCGCGCGATGCGCGAGCTGGAGCTGCTTCTGCCGGGCGCGACCAAGCCGTACGTCGGCACGGCGGCGTTCCGCGAGCTGACCGGGCCCGGCGGCGAGCCACTGCTCACCCGCGACCGCGCGAGCTGCTGCATGTTCTACACGCTGCGCCCGGAGGACACCTGCGCCACCTGCCCGCGCACCTGCGACACGGACCGCGTCACCAAGCTGCTGGCCACGGCCGGTTGA
- a CDS encoding GntR family transcriptional regulator — MTPSTDTSGGGPVKQGAQGSAETGTPWAAVRGEHTHSEPPGPAVPRARPVVQRASVRGQILDALRAALVAGDLRPGEVYSAPVLGERFGVSATPVREAMQQLALEGAVEVVPNRGFRVVERGVRELAELAEVRALIEVPVMLRLARTVPAERWAALRPLAEATVRAASSGCRATYAESDRGFHRAVLSLSGNVQLVQIAEDLHRRAQWPLVGGGPGARGRADLVADAHEHTALLDALIARDLDVVRALVGEHFAGAAAAG, encoded by the coding sequence ATGACCCCAAGTACCGATACGTCCGGAGGAGGACCCGTGAAGCAGGGAGCGCAGGGCTCCGCGGAAACGGGAACACCCTGGGCGGCGGTGCGGGGGGAGCACACGCACAGTGAGCCGCCCGGGCCGGCCGTTCCGCGGGCTCGGCCGGTTGTCCAGCGGGCCTCCGTGCGGGGGCAGATCCTGGACGCGCTGCGTGCCGCGCTGGTGGCGGGGGATCTGCGGCCGGGTGAGGTGTACTCGGCGCCGGTGCTGGGCGAGCGGTTCGGGGTCTCGGCGACGCCGGTGCGGGAGGCCATGCAGCAACTGGCCCTCGAAGGGGCCGTCGAGGTCGTGCCGAACCGCGGGTTCCGGGTGGTCGAACGGGGTGTGCGGGAACTGGCGGAACTGGCCGAGGTGCGGGCGCTGATCGAGGTGCCGGTGATGCTGCGGCTGGCCCGTACCGTCCCCGCCGAACGCTGGGCCGCGCTGCGCCCTCTCGCCGAGGCGACGGTGCGCGCGGCGTCCTCGGGCTGCCGCGCGACCTACGCGGAGTCCGACCGGGGGTTCCACCGGGCCGTGCTGTCCCTCTCGGGCAACGTGCAGCTGGTCCAGATCGCGGAGGACCTGCACCGCAGGGCGCAGTGGCCGCTGGTCGGGGGTGGGCCGGGGGCCCGGGGGCGGGCCGATCTGGTGGCGGACGCGCACGAGCACACGGCGTTGCTGGACGCGCTGATCGCACGGGACCTGGACGTGGTCCGGGCACTGGTGGGCGAGCATTTCGCGGGGGCGGCTGCTGCTGGCTGA
- a CDS encoding FAD binding domain-containing protein, with translation MDFLRPASWEEALAAKAEHPSAVPIAGGTDVMVEINFDHRRPEYLLDLNRVGDLFEWEVGEESVRLGASVPYTKIMENLRAELPGLALASHTVASPQIRNRGGVGGNLGTASPAGDAHPALLAAGAEVEVESVRGSRRIPIDAFYTGVKRNALAADELIRAVHVKKADGPQQFSKVGTRNAMVIAVCAFGLALHPETRTVRTGIGSAAPTPVRAKAAEEFLNAALEEGGFWDNGQIITPSVAKQFADLCSAACNPIDDVRGTASYRRHAVGVMARRTLTWTWESYRGARRTAYRKGGAA, from the coding sequence ATGGACTTCCTTCGCCCCGCCAGCTGGGAGGAGGCGCTCGCCGCGAAGGCGGAGCACCCCTCGGCTGTGCCGATTGCGGGTGGCACCGACGTGATGGTCGAGATCAACTTCGACCACCGCCGGCCCGAGTACCTCTTGGACCTGAACCGCGTCGGCGACCTCTTCGAGTGGGAGGTCGGCGAGGAGAGCGTGCGGCTGGGTGCCTCCGTGCCGTACACGAAGATCATGGAGAACCTGCGTGCCGAGCTGCCGGGTCTCGCCCTGGCCTCGCACACGGTCGCCTCCCCGCAGATCCGCAACCGTGGCGGCGTCGGCGGCAACCTCGGCACCGCCTCCCCGGCCGGCGACGCCCACCCCGCCCTGCTCGCCGCGGGCGCCGAGGTGGAGGTCGAGTCGGTGCGCGGATCGCGCCGGATCCCGATCGACGCGTTCTACACGGGCGTGAAGCGCAACGCGCTGGCGGCCGACGAGCTGATCCGCGCCGTGCACGTGAAGAAGGCCGACGGGCCGCAGCAGTTCTCCAAGGTGGGGACCAGGAACGCGATGGTCATCGCCGTGTGCGCTTTCGGGCTCGCGCTGCATCCCGAGACGCGGACCGTGCGGACCGGGATCGGTTCGGCCGCCCCGACACCCGTTCGGGCCAAGGCCGCCGAGGAGTTCCTGAACGCCGCGCTGGAGGAGGGCGGCTTCTGGGACAACGGACAGATCATCACCCCGTCGGTCGCCAAGCAGTTCGCGGACCTGTGCTCCGCGGCCTGCAACCCGATCGACGACGTCCGGGGCACCGCGAGCTACCGCCGCCACGCGGTCGGCGTCATGGCCCGCCGCACGCTGACCTGGACCTGGGAGTCCTACCGCGGCGCCCGCCGCACCGCCTATCGAAAGGGGGGCGCTGCGTAA
- a CDS encoding helix-turn-helix domain-containing protein, whose amino-acid sequence MSAQDDVDDVGEFAALLRTLKERTDRSYGSLARRLAMNTSTLHRYCAGEAVPLDFAPVERFAALCGASPEERLELHRRWLLAVAARQRPRTASAAGTAEESAIAADEPGDAPEGIDSPADTPPLPHRPWYRRRRVVVAVAAACAVLATLGSLSALPDERRASGDDRPRAAGPAASATTSAGASDRRGASPTPSGGSPAPERPSPSATPRQKKPAPSPSVRTTPPTGTTAPTTPLTWSADSQAWKLGCGHDYVVAAPPEQVPPPPVPQDAGVWAASQNAVHGGETLVRLSVQGRTDTAVVLEALRVRVVGRTAPAQGNAYAMDQGCGGSVTPRSFDVNLDKDRPIARAVAGSDTGTPIPAVRMPYRVSARDPEVLLVNARAQACDCRWYLELDWSSQGRTGTVRIDDDGRPFRTSGIKGLPRYMYDTSARQWAPYR is encoded by the coding sequence GTGTCGGCACAGGACGACGTCGACGACGTCGGGGAGTTCGCGGCGCTGCTGAGGACGCTGAAGGAGCGCACGGACCGCAGTTACGGTTCACTGGCCCGGCGCCTGGCCATGAACACCTCGACGCTGCACCGCTACTGCGCGGGCGAGGCGGTCCCGCTCGACTTCGCGCCCGTGGAGCGCTTCGCCGCCCTGTGCGGGGCGTCACCGGAGGAACGTCTGGAGCTGCACCGCCGCTGGCTCCTCGCGGTGGCGGCGCGGCAGCGTCCCCGGACGGCGAGCGCGGCCGGTACGGCGGAGGAGTCCGCGATCGCCGCGGACGAACCGGGGGACGCACCCGAAGGCATCGACAGCCCTGCCGACACACCCCCACTTCCCCACCGCCCCTGGTACCGCCGCAGACGCGTCGTGGTCGCGGTGGCCGCCGCCTGTGCGGTGCTCGCGACGCTCGGGAGCCTGTCCGCGCTGCCGGACGAGCGGCGGGCGTCCGGCGACGACCGGCCCCGTGCCGCCGGTCCGGCCGCGTCCGCCACGACGTCAGCCGGTGCCTCGGACCGGCGCGGCGCCTCCCCCACCCCGAGCGGTGGCTCCCCCGCTCCCGAGCGGCCCTCACCGTCCGCCACCCCGAGACAGAAGAAGCCCGCCCCCTCACCCTCCGTCCGCACCACCCCGCCCACCGGCACAACCGCCCCCACCACGCCCCTCACCTGGTCGGCCGACTCCCAGGCCTGGAAGCTGGGCTGCGGTCACGACTACGTCGTCGCCGCGCCGCCCGAGCAGGTGCCACCGCCGCCGGTCCCTCAGGACGCCGGGGTCTGGGCCGCGTCGCAGAACGCGGTGCACGGCGGTGAGACGCTCGTGCGGCTGTCCGTGCAGGGGCGGACCGACACGGCCGTCGTACTGGAGGCGCTGCGCGTGCGCGTGGTGGGGCGTACGGCACCCGCGCAGGGCAACGCCTACGCCATGGACCAGGGCTGCGGCGGTTCGGTCACCCCGCGCTCCTTCGACGTGAACCTCGACAAGGACCGCCCCATCGCCCGCGCGGTCGCCGGGAGCGACACCGGTACGCCGATCCCGGCGGTACGCATGCCGTACCGCGTCTCCGCGCGGGACCCCGAGGTGCTGCTGGTCAACGCCAGGGCCCAGGCGTGCGACTGCCGTTGGTACCTGGAGCTGGACTGGTCCTCCCAGGGCCGCACGGGCACGGTCCGGATCGACGACGACGGTCGCCCGTTCCGGACCAGCGGCATCAAGGGCCTGCCCCGCTACATGTACGACACCTCCGCACGCCAGTGGGCGCCCTATCGCTAG